One Stenotrophomonas sp. SAU14A_NAIMI4_5 DNA segment encodes these proteins:
- a CDS encoding BLUF domain-containing protein: MPIRAVVYVSEAVPGVANSGSGVPSQKLEELVQDAARFNRDAGVTGVLLFDGTRFLQYLEGPEDGLAVAYSRVLGSESHTGVVELQRGRVGQRRLPFWPMRWLPVERQDLASVAHADWTRFNRRGDAEAMNATAMDRLLHLVQVRAGMPVTAQDAMPLRSAP, encoded by the coding sequence ATGCCTATCAGGGCTGTGGTGTATGTAAGCGAGGCCGTTCCAGGCGTGGCTAATAGCGGCTCGGGCGTGCCTAGCCAGAAGCTCGAGGAACTGGTGCAGGACGCAGCGCGCTTCAACAGGGACGCCGGTGTCACCGGGGTGCTGCTGTTCGATGGGACCCGATTTCTTCAGTATCTGGAGGGTCCTGAAGACGGCTTGGCCGTCGCTTACTCGCGGGTGTTGGGCTCGGAGAGCCACACCGGGGTTGTCGAGCTTCAGCGTGGCCGCGTTGGGCAACGTCGTCTGCCTTTCTGGCCGATGCGCTGGCTGCCTGTAGAGCGCCAGGATTTGGCCAGCGTTGCCCATGCAGACTGGACGCGCTTTAACCGGCGCGGCGATGCTGAGGCGATGAATGCTACAGCGATGGACCGTTTGCTCCATCTGGTCCAGGTTCGTGCAGGCATGCCGGTTACCGCTCAGGATGCGATGCCGCTTCGATCTGCTCCGTGA